The following coding sequences are from one Stigmatopora nigra isolate UIUO_SnigA chromosome 12, RoL_Snig_1.1, whole genome shotgun sequence window:
- the sgpl1 gene encoding sphingosine-1-phosphate lyase 1 isoform X1 — MDYWSALEVYKEMVLLYLEEARRLVNGHCRDFEPWQIIGATLFITLAAVWLKGFLFQQESLLSRMKKQCFRLIRKIPFVSGAIQSQLNKALDDMSASLCTLKNGMGYTKKLPSKGLSQKQVLEKISEYQTLNEVKWKSGCVSGAVYWGDDTLTNLLVKVYGDFAWSNPLHPDIFPGVRKMEAEVVRMSCTLFNGGPNSCGTVTSGGTESILMACKAYRDMAYERGVKYPEILAPVSVHAAFDKAAHYFGMKLVHVPLNKSTMKVDVKAMKRAINKNTAMLVCSAPQFPHGIMDPIEEVGKLAVRYKLPLHVDACLGGFLIVFMAKAGCPLAPFDFRVNGVTSISADTHKYGYAPKGSSVVLYSDKKYRHYQYFVAPDWQGGIYASPSIAGSRPGGIVAACWATMMHMGENGYVEATRKIITVARKIKTEVRKMEGVFVFGNPEISVVAIGSNDFDIFRLSNALTSKGWNLNTLQYPSSIHICCTVLHTQPGVVERFVSDVREQVAIIMKKPKEKTTGMGAIYGMAQSIPDRSMVTEISRGFLDCLYSTEVPKSSTNHMNGNGKAH; from the exons ATGGATTACTGG AGTGCCTTGGAGGTGTACAAGGAGATGGTGCTTCTCTACTTGGAAGAAGCCCGGAGGCTGGTAAACGGACATTGCAGGGACTTTGAGCCATGGCAGATCATCGGGGCGACGCTTTTCATCACATTGGCGGCAGTCTGGCTTAAAGGATTCCTTTTCCAGCAAGAGA gTCTCCTTTCCAGAATGAAGAAGCAATGCTTTCGACTCATCAGAAAAATTCCCTTTGTTAGCGGGGCG ATCCAGAGCCAACTGAACAAGGCTTTAGATGACATGTCAGCCAGTCTGTGCACTCTGAAAAATGGCATGGGCTATACGAAAAAATTACCCTCAAAAGGCCTTTCGCAGAAGCAAGTCCTGGAAAAGATCAGCGAATATCAAACTCTAA ATGAGGTGAAATGGAAGAGCGGCTGTGTTTCGGGCGCCGTTTACTGGGGTGACGACACGCTCACTAATCTTTTAGTGAAG GTGTATGGAGATTTTGCATGGAGCAACCCACTTCACCCTGACATTTTTCCTGGCGTGAGAAAGATGGAGGCTGAGGTCGTCAGAATGTCTTGCACACTCTTCAATGGTGGGCCCAACTCGTGTGGAACA GTAACTTCAGGAGGAACAGAGAGCATACTGATGGCCTGCAAGGCTTACCGGGACATGGCCTATGAACGTGGGGTCAAATACCCGGAAAT TCTTGCGCCTGTTAGCGTCCATGCAGCCTTTGACAAAGCGGCACATTACTTTGGGATGAAGCTTGTTCACGTTCCTCTTAATAAGTCAACCATGAAAGTTGATGTGAAG GCCATGAAAAGAGCAATTAACAAGAACACGGCCATGCTTGTATGCTCAGCGCCGCAATTTCCACATGGGATTATGGACCCCATTGAAGAAGTCGGCAAG TTGGCTGTGCGCTACAAACTGCCACTGCACGTGGATGCCTGTCTGGGAGGTTTTCTGATCGTCTTCATGGCCAAGGCTGGCTGCCCCCTTGCACCATTCGACTTTAGAGTGAACGGTGTTACCAGCATCTCTGCCGATACACACAAG taTGGTTACGCACCCAAAGGTTCTTCAGTGGTTCTCTACAGTGATAAAAAGTACCGTCACTATCAGTACTTTGTGGCTCCAGACTGGCAAGGCGGAATATACGCCTCGCCTTCAATCGCGGGCTCCAGGCCCGGAGGAATTGTTGCCGCTTGCTGGGCGACCATGATGCACATGGGCGAGAATGGATATGTCGAAGCCACTCGCAAGATCATCACCGTCGCACGCAAAATTAAAACAGA GGTCAGAAAGATGGAAGGCGTATTTGTGTTTGGCAACCCAGAAATTTCAGTAGTGGCCATTGGCTCAAATGATTTTGATATTTTCCGCCTATCCAATGCACTCACGTCAAAGGGCTGGAATCTAAATACACTTCAGTATCCATCCAG CATCCACATTTGTTGCACAGTTCTGCACACCCAACCAGGTGTGGTGGAACGTTTTGTTAGCGATGTCAGGGAACAAGTTGCCATCATTATGAAAAAACCCAAAGAGAAAACCACGGGAATG GGAGCGATTTATGGCATGGCTCAGTCCATCCCGGATAGATCTATGGTGACGGAGATCTCCCGAGGCTTCCTGGATTGTCTCTACAGCACAGAAGTGCCCAAGTCCAGCACTAACCACATGAACGGTAACGGTAAAGCTCACTGA
- the pcbd1 gene encoding pterin-4-alpha-carbinolamine dehydratase — protein sequence MSAKIQTLNEEERDHLLPLLQSAQWVEAVGRDAIYKEFIFKDFNQAFGFMSRVALQAEKMDHHPEWFNVYNKVQITLSTHDCGGLSQRDITLATFIDQASLM from the exons ATG TCAGCAAAAATCCAGACTTTGAATGAAGAGGAGAGAGATCACCTTCTCCCGCTGTTGCAGAGTGCCCAATGGGTGGAAGCAGTTGGACGGGACGCCATCTACaaagagtttatttttaaagatttcaaCCAG GCCTTTGGATTCATGTCCAGAGTTGCACTTCAAGCAGAGAAGATGGATCATCATCCTGAATGGTTTAACGTTTACAATAAA GTGCAGATCACCCTAAGCACACATGACTGTGGGGGGCTCTCTCAACGAGACATCACTTTGGCCACCTTCATTGATCAAGCCTCTCTAATGTGA
- the LOC144205594 gene encoding heparan-alpha-glucosaminide N-acetyltransferase, producing MELVRVLSLTLVAIFTSSSGAHTASAPTLKMDQALLIFHNQLSHEVEILYTSDFCYKCVYQHLVRVKASNNNASAIISTKFTLSIQVEFNEMNVTLCRWSQKYEEGGHYSVRILRSDNASNATCIHVVLQKANNTYLPILVATLSLAIIALLFVIAPCIYRKCRTSKAIFSRRLNYSLENSLQSSSSLHFCVTFFYFPLQAQAQPTQSDDSATKTKPKRLRSLDTFRGFALTAMVFVNYGGGGYWFFQHAPWNGLTIADLVMPWFVFIIGTSVVLAFRSAQKRGLSRLQLLKKITWRTAVLLTLGFCFLNYSPRDGPLSWSWLRIPGVLQRLGFTYFVLALLQILWGHKVNQPMTAQWWAPIQDVVLYWPQWLTIILLETLWLCLTFLLPVPNCPTGYLGAGGIGDGGLYPNCTGGAAGYIDRLIFGDNMYRYPTCKEMYHTTQPFDPEGILGTINSIVMGFLGMQAGKIIIFYKGKNIHILSRFLTWAIILGILAAVLSKCTREEGFIPVNKNLWSLSYVTCMGCLSFLLLAAMYWITDVMGWWGGRPFLYPGMNSILVYVGHSLLGFYFPFSWEMRFQQSHWEWLFQSLWGTALWVIIAYLLYRKKIFLKI from the exons ATGGAGTTGGTCAGAGTGTTGTCTTTGACTTTAGTTGCTATTTTCACAAGTAGTTCTGGAGCTCACACAGCATCTG CGCCCACCTTGAAAATGGACCAGGCTTTGTTAATATTTCATAACCAGCTGTCCCATGAAGTGGAGATCTTATACACTTCAGATTTTTGCTATAAG tgtgtgtacCAGCATTTGGTCCGTGTGAAAGCCAGTAACAACAATGCATCTGCAATCATCAGCACCAAATTCACTTTGAGTATTCAAGTGGAATTCAACGAGATGAATGTAACTCTGtgcag ATGGAGTCAGAAATATGAGGAAGGTGGTCACTACTCTGTACGGATCCTCAGATCAGATAATGCCAGCAACGCCACCTGCATTCATGTTGTGCTTCAAAAAGCAAACAATACCTACCTGC CTATTTTGGTGGCAACTCTGTCCTTGGCTATAATAgctcttttatttgttattgcTCCATGCATTTACAG AAAGTGTCGCACATCCAAGGCAATTTTCTCTCGAAGACTCAATTACTCTCTTGAAAAC AGCCTCCAGTCATCAAGCT CACTTCATTTCTGTGTGACTTTTTTCTACTTTCCCCTGCAGGCTCAAGCACAACCAACACAAAGTGATGACAGTGCCACAAAAACAAAGCCCAAACGTCTACGTTCATTGGACACTTTCCGAGG GTTTGCTCTTACGGCAATGGTGTTTGTCAACTATGGTGGTGGGGGCTACTGGTTTTTTCAACATGCACCATGGAATG GTCTGACTATAGCCGATCTCGTCATGCCGTG GTTCGTCTTCATCATCGGGACGTCCGTAGTGTTGGCGTTCCGGTCGGCCCAGAAGAGAGGCCTCAGCCGCCTGCAGCTGCTGAAAAAGATCACATGGCGAACTGCGGTGCTGCTGACGCTCGGCTTCTGCTTCCTCAACTATTCCCCGCGCGACGGACCAC TGTCCTGGTCTTGGCTCAGGATCCCAGGGGTGCTGCAGCGTTTGGGTTTCACCTACTTTGTTTTGGCTCTACTGCAAATTCTTTGGGGACACAAAGTCAACCAGCCGATGACC GCTCAGTGGTGGGCCCCCATCCAGGACGTAGTGTTGTACTGGCCCCAGTGGCTGACCATCATCCTCCTGGAGACCTTATGGCTATGTCTCACTTTCCTCTTGCCTGTACCCAACTGCCCCAC AGGGTATTTGGGGGCCGGTGGAATCGGAGATGGTGGTCTTTACCCAAACTGCACAGGAGGGGCAGCGGGGTACATTGACAGGTTGATATTTGGGGACAACATGTACCGGTATCCTACCTGTAAA GAAATGTATCACACTACACAGCCATTTGACCCAGAGGGGATTCTGGGTACAATCAACTCCATTGTGATGGGATTTCTGGGAATGCag GCTGGGAAAATTATCATTTTCTACAAGGGGAAGAATATCCACATCCTCAGCAGGTTCCTCACGTGGGCCATTATCTTG GGAATCTTGGCGGCCGTCCTTTCTAAGTGCACGCGAGAAGAAGGATTTATACCTGTCAATAAGAACCTTTG gtctTTGTCCTATGTGACATGCATGGGCTGTCTGTCCTTTCTGTTGCTAGCAGCCATGTACTGGATCACAGACGTTATGGGATGGTGGGGTGGACGACCGTTCCTGTATCCAG GGATGAACTCCATTTTGGTGTACGTCGGGCATTCTTTATTAGGTTTCTATTTCCCATTCAGTTGGGAAATGCGTTTCCAGCAAAGCCACTGGGAGTGGCTTTTTCAAAGTCTATGGGGAACGGCATTGTGGGTGATCATTGCGTACCTcctatatagaaaaaaaatattccttaaaatttga
- the sgpl1 gene encoding sphingosine-1-phosphate lyase 1 isoform X2 — translation MSTDSALEVYKEMVLLYLEEARRLVNGHCRDFEPWQIIGATLFITLAAVWLKGFLFQQESLLSRMKKQCFRLIRKIPFVSGAIQSQLNKALDDMSASLCTLKNGMGYTKKLPSKGLSQKQVLEKISEYQTLNEVKWKSGCVSGAVYWGDDTLTNLLVKVYGDFAWSNPLHPDIFPGVRKMEAEVVRMSCTLFNGGPNSCGTVTSGGTESILMACKAYRDMAYERGVKYPEILAPVSVHAAFDKAAHYFGMKLVHVPLNKSTMKVDVKAMKRAINKNTAMLVCSAPQFPHGIMDPIEEVGKLAVRYKLPLHVDACLGGFLIVFMAKAGCPLAPFDFRVNGVTSISADTHKYGYAPKGSSVVLYSDKKYRHYQYFVAPDWQGGIYASPSIAGSRPGGIVAACWATMMHMGENGYVEATRKIITVARKIKTEVRKMEGVFVFGNPEISVVAIGSNDFDIFRLSNALTSKGWNLNTLQYPSSIHICCTVLHTQPGVVERFVSDVREQVAIIMKKPKEKTTGMGAIYGMAQSIPDRSMVTEISRGFLDCLYSTEVPKSSTNHMNGNGKAH, via the exons ATGTCTACCGAT AGTGCCTTGGAGGTGTACAAGGAGATGGTGCTTCTCTACTTGGAAGAAGCCCGGAGGCTGGTAAACGGACATTGCAGGGACTTTGAGCCATGGCAGATCATCGGGGCGACGCTTTTCATCACATTGGCGGCAGTCTGGCTTAAAGGATTCCTTTTCCAGCAAGAGA gTCTCCTTTCCAGAATGAAGAAGCAATGCTTTCGACTCATCAGAAAAATTCCCTTTGTTAGCGGGGCG ATCCAGAGCCAACTGAACAAGGCTTTAGATGACATGTCAGCCAGTCTGTGCACTCTGAAAAATGGCATGGGCTATACGAAAAAATTACCCTCAAAAGGCCTTTCGCAGAAGCAAGTCCTGGAAAAGATCAGCGAATATCAAACTCTAA ATGAGGTGAAATGGAAGAGCGGCTGTGTTTCGGGCGCCGTTTACTGGGGTGACGACACGCTCACTAATCTTTTAGTGAAG GTGTATGGAGATTTTGCATGGAGCAACCCACTTCACCCTGACATTTTTCCTGGCGTGAGAAAGATGGAGGCTGAGGTCGTCAGAATGTCTTGCACACTCTTCAATGGTGGGCCCAACTCGTGTGGAACA GTAACTTCAGGAGGAACAGAGAGCATACTGATGGCCTGCAAGGCTTACCGGGACATGGCCTATGAACGTGGGGTCAAATACCCGGAAAT TCTTGCGCCTGTTAGCGTCCATGCAGCCTTTGACAAAGCGGCACATTACTTTGGGATGAAGCTTGTTCACGTTCCTCTTAATAAGTCAACCATGAAAGTTGATGTGAAG GCCATGAAAAGAGCAATTAACAAGAACACGGCCATGCTTGTATGCTCAGCGCCGCAATTTCCACATGGGATTATGGACCCCATTGAAGAAGTCGGCAAG TTGGCTGTGCGCTACAAACTGCCACTGCACGTGGATGCCTGTCTGGGAGGTTTTCTGATCGTCTTCATGGCCAAGGCTGGCTGCCCCCTTGCACCATTCGACTTTAGAGTGAACGGTGTTACCAGCATCTCTGCCGATACACACAAG taTGGTTACGCACCCAAAGGTTCTTCAGTGGTTCTCTACAGTGATAAAAAGTACCGTCACTATCAGTACTTTGTGGCTCCAGACTGGCAAGGCGGAATATACGCCTCGCCTTCAATCGCGGGCTCCAGGCCCGGAGGAATTGTTGCCGCTTGCTGGGCGACCATGATGCACATGGGCGAGAATGGATATGTCGAAGCCACTCGCAAGATCATCACCGTCGCACGCAAAATTAAAACAGA GGTCAGAAAGATGGAAGGCGTATTTGTGTTTGGCAACCCAGAAATTTCAGTAGTGGCCATTGGCTCAAATGATTTTGATATTTTCCGCCTATCCAATGCACTCACGTCAAAGGGCTGGAATCTAAATACACTTCAGTATCCATCCAG CATCCACATTTGTTGCACAGTTCTGCACACCCAACCAGGTGTGGTGGAACGTTTTGTTAGCGATGTCAGGGAACAAGTTGCCATCATTATGAAAAAACCCAAAGAGAAAACCACGGGAATG GGAGCGATTTATGGCATGGCTCAGTCCATCCCGGATAGATCTATGGTGACGGAGATCTCCCGAGGCTTCCTGGATTGTCTCTACAGCACAGAAGTGCCCAAGTCCAGCACTAACCACATGAACGGTAACGGTAAAGCTCACTGA